One region of Jatrophihabitans cynanchi genomic DNA includes:
- a CDS encoding TIGR03668 family PPOX class F420-dependent oxidoreductase — protein MRTGRRQARELFTVARVARLATVSPDGRPHLVPIVFALDGDVIYSVVDAKPKRTMSLQRLANIAANPAVSALVDEYHEDWTRLWWARADGTAHLVADPAAAITLLAVRYPQYRAMPPPGPAIAITVSAWSGWSASAPDLGGRLDEQR, from the coding sequence GTGCGGACGGGACGACGGCAGGCGCGCGAACTGTTCACGGTCGCGCGGGTCGCGCGGCTGGCCACCGTGTCGCCGGACGGGCGCCCGCACCTCGTCCCGATCGTCTTCGCGCTCGACGGCGACGTCATCTACTCCGTCGTCGACGCCAAGCCCAAGCGCACGATGTCCTTGCAGCGCTTGGCGAACATCGCGGCGAACCCGGCGGTCAGCGCGCTGGTGGACGAATACCACGAGGACTGGACGCGGCTGTGGTGGGCGCGCGCCGACGGCACGGCCCACCTCGTCGCTGACCCCGCGGCTGCGATCACGCTGCTCGCAGTGCGCTACCCGCAGTACCGTGCGATGCCGCCACCCGGACCGGCGATCGCGATCACGGTGAGCGCCTGGTCCGGGTGGTCCGCGTCAGCCCCAGATCTCGGCGGCCGTCTCGACGAACAGCGCTAG